A window from Thiosulfatimonas sediminis encodes these proteins:
- a CDS encoding c-type cytochrome, with translation MKKTLLVSLISASALFGMNAANASGALIPADEFAKDPAIPGKMLGDNCSACHGTLGRFYDESMPPLAGIPRDVFIKLMQDFKNEVRPSIVMNHVAKVFTDAEIERMADYFAAQADKPWKDENVLQGAQ, from the coding sequence ATGAAAAAAACATTATTAGTTAGCTTAATCTCTGCTTCCGCCCTTTTCGGCATGAACGCAGCCAATGCCTCAGGTGCCCTGATTCCGGCAGACGAGTTTGCCAAAGACCCTGCGATTCCGGGCAAAATGCTCGGCGATAACTGCTCGGCTTGTCACGGAACCCTTGGACGTTTTTACGACGAATCCATGCCGCCACTAGCCGGTATTCCGCGTGATGTATTTATTAAACTGATGCAGGATTTCAAAAACGAAGTTCGCCCATCTATCGTGATGAACCACGTTGCTAAAGTATTTACCGATGCGGAGATTGAGCGCATGGCCGATTACTTCGCCGCGCAAGCGGATAAGCCGTGGAAAGATGAAAATGTCCTACAAGGAGCCCAGTAA
- a CDS encoding FAD-dependent oxidoreductase — protein MNNLSRRELMKRFGAAGLSMGLFGASKEAWSKTAPHVVIVGGGIGGVSAAKYLRILDKNVKITIIEPNLEYVFCPGSNEVLNDFVSIEDLTVNYENIKSRYAVNIVTDLATDIDYSGKRVKTKANGYIHYDKLIVAPGPDYKFGDIEGYSKELAQGDFPHAWKAGPQTLKLREQIHNMPKGGVVAISSPPMPYRCPPAPYERASFIAEWLSHHNPTAKVLILDSKNSFTFRTHYIDYWTKKRGFGTKDAMIEWVPAEKGGRVTQLDAANKTLVTADGERIQADVINIIPAHTAAKFTHDTGLSQGNEWVPIDPMDYRSRVDQDVYVVGDATESSPMVKTGYLASNHSKAVAQSIVNSFVGKPPVQPLYTNNCVALAGEDYGMTITDTFRVQNGKIVKQYGHQSTELDNDALHHIRASLAMNWQRAFRRDIFE, from the coding sequence ATGAATAACCTATCACGCCGTGAATTAATGAAGCGTTTTGGTGCCGCTGGTCTGAGCATGGGACTGTTCGGCGCCTCAAAAGAAGCTTGGTCGAAAACCGCACCGCACGTGGTCATCGTCGGTGGCGGTATCGGTGGAGTGTCTGCCGCTAAGTATCTACGTATCTTAGATAAGAACGTCAAAATCACCATTATCGAGCCGAATTTGGAATACGTTTTCTGTCCGGGTTCCAATGAAGTCCTGAACGATTTTGTCTCGATCGAAGATTTGACCGTGAATTATGAAAACATCAAGTCACGCTATGCCGTCAATATCGTCACCGATTTGGCGACCGATATCGACTACAGCGGTAAGCGCGTCAAAACCAAAGCAAACGGCTACATCCACTACGACAAGTTGATTGTTGCACCGGGGCCTGACTACAAGTTCGGCGACATCGAGGGCTACTCAAAAGAGTTGGCGCAAGGCGATTTCCCGCACGCTTGGAAAGCCGGTCCACAGACATTGAAGCTACGCGAACAGATTCACAATATGCCCAAAGGTGGTGTAGTGGCCATTTCGTCGCCGCCAATGCCATACCGCTGCCCGCCGGCACCTTATGAGCGTGCCAGCTTCATTGCCGAATGGTTATCCCACCACAACCCAACCGCAAAAGTGTTGATTCTGGATTCGAAAAACAGCTTTACCTTCCGAACGCATTACATCGACTACTGGACCAAAAAGCGCGGTTTCGGCACCAAAGACGCGATGATCGAATGGGTTCCTGCGGAAAAAGGCGGACGTGTCACACAATTAGACGCGGCCAATAAAACTTTAGTCACCGCGGACGGCGAACGCATTCAAGCGGATGTGATCAATATCATCCCCGCACATACGGCTGCGAAATTTACTCATGACACTGGATTGTCTCAAGGAAACGAATGGGTACCGATTGATCCGATGGATTATCGCTCGCGCGTCGATCAAGACGTCTACGTTGTCGGCGATGCGACCGAATCCAGCCCGATGGTAAAAACCGGCTATCTGGCCTCTAACCACTCAAAAGCGGTGGCGCAATCCATCGTTAATTCGTTTGTCGGCAAACCGCCGGTGCAACCCTTATACACCAATAATTGTGTTGCTCTGGCAGGCGAAGATTACGGTATGACCATTACCGACACCTTCCGCGTACAGAACGGCAAAATCGTCAAGCAGTACGGTCACCAGTCAACCGAACTTGATAATGATGCATTGCATCACATCCGAGCGTCGCTGGCGATGAACTGGCAGCGCGCTTTCCGCCGCGACATTTTTGAATAA
- a CDS encoding c-type cytochrome, translated as MKLTKLLIATGLSVLSANSVMASNVPHAEPWTAKEWLETKAAMPQGDIDKGKLLAQEGYCYSCHGVGGNNPTQSTPSLAGQNATYTYKMLLDYKSGRFYVDHKSHVMVNVMQYYNEQQMADMAAYFAAQPLPYAEYVEKDVDVDPAIVRLVAKGDTSRMIVPCASCHGAHGEGGMNETPALTGLSPRMFIRQMQKYKDGERHNDVNAGMAQFTKELTDDEIKALADYYAQLKPRGVK; from the coding sequence ATGAAATTAACGAAATTACTTATCGCGACTGGCTTAAGCGTCTTAAGCGCGAACAGCGTCATGGCGAGCAACGTGCCGCATGCCGAGCCTTGGACGGCCAAAGAGTGGCTAGAAACCAAAGCCGCTATGCCGCAAGGCGATATTGACAAAGGGAAACTACTCGCTCAGGAAGGTTACTGCTACAGCTGTCATGGTGTCGGCGGTAACAACCCGACACAATCAACCCCGAGCCTCGCCGGACAAAATGCGACCTACACCTATAAGATGTTACTCGACTACAAGTCCGGGCGTTTTTATGTCGACCATAAATCGCACGTTATGGTAAATGTCATGCAGTATTACAACGAGCAGCAGATGGCCGATATGGCCGCCTATTTCGCCGCACAACCGCTGCCTTATGCCGAATATGTCGAGAAAGATGTCGACGTCGATCCGGCAATTGTGCGTTTGGTTGCCAAGGGCGACACCTCGCGCATGATTGTGCCTTGCGCCTCTTGTCACGGTGCCCACGGTGAAGGCGGCATGAACGAGACTCCGGCGCTGACCGGCCTCAGCCCACGCATGTTTATTCGTCAAATGCAGAAATACAAGGACGGTGAACGCCATAACGATGTGAATGCCGGCATGGCGCAATTCACTAAGGAGCTAACCGATGATGAGATTAAAGCGCTTGCCGATTACTATGCGCAGCTCAAACCAAGAGGAGTGAAATAA
- a CDS encoding succinylglutamate desuccinylase/aspartoacylase family protein — protein sequence MKQKSITIGGVSIAPGERKTVSLEVGRLYTHSKLNMPVQVVHGKRAGPILFVSAAIHGDELNGVEIIRRLLKIKTIERIRGTLIVVPIVNLFGLINQSRYLPDRRDLNRSFPGSPEGSLAGRMAHLFLTEIIDRCTHGIDLHTGAINRTNLPQIRANLKDPETLAMAQAFGSPIIMDSALRKGSLRAAAVKRKIPVLLYEAGEALRFDEASIRAGVNGILHVMRHLQMLPEGRRVAARPKPIIAKNSHWVRAPQGGIFRSLVKDGARVQKDKTLLGVVSDPFGEDEFHVFAPCSGIVIGQMVMPLVNEGEALFHIAHFIRTDLAEERVEHFSDQLQDMQNQAYQGKDIPQI from the coding sequence ATGAAGCAAAAGTCGATTACCATTGGTGGCGTCTCGATTGCGCCGGGCGAACGTAAAACGGTGAGTTTGGAAGTAGGGCGTTTGTATACCCATTCAAAATTGAATATGCCTGTGCAAGTGGTCCATGGCAAGCGTGCGGGGCCAATTTTGTTTGTCAGTGCGGCGATTCATGGTGATGAGTTAAACGGCGTGGAAATTATTCGACGTTTGTTAAAAATTAAAACGATTGAGCGCATTCGTGGCACCTTAATTGTCGTGCCGATTGTTAATTTGTTTGGCCTGATTAACCAAAGCCGCTATCTGCCAGACCGCCGTGATTTAAACCGCTCTTTTCCCGGTTCGCCGGAAGGCTCTTTAGCAGGTCGTATGGCGCATCTTTTTTTGACCGAAATCATTGATCGCTGTACGCATGGCATTGATTTGCACACAGGTGCGATCAACCGTACTAATTTGCCGCAGATTCGCGCCAACTTGAAAGACCCTGAGACACTGGCGATGGCTCAAGCGTTCGGCTCGCCGATAATTATGGATTCTGCGTTGCGTAAAGGGTCATTGCGTGCCGCCGCAGTAAAGCGCAAAATTCCGGTGTTGTTGTATGAAGCGGGCGAAGCCTTGCGTTTTGATGAAGCATCGATTCGCGCCGGCGTAAATGGCATTTTGCACGTTATGCGCCATTTGCAAATGCTGCCGGAAGGGCGCCGTGTTGCGGCGCGCCCTAAACCGATTATTGCAAAAAATAGTCATTGGGTACGCGCGCCGCAAGGGGGGATTTTTCGCTCTTTAGTCAAAGATGGCGCACGCGTGCAAAAAGATAAAACCTTGCTTGGCGTGGTTTCCGATCCGTTTGGCGAAGATGAATTTCATGTGTTTGCGCCCTGCAGCGGAATTGTAATAGGCCAGATGGTGATGCCGTTAGTGAATGAGGGTGAAGCCTTGTTTCATATCGCGCACTTTATTCGTACCGACCTTGCTGAAGAACGTGTAGAGCATTTCTCTGACCAGTTGCAAGATATGCAAAATCAAGCTTATCAAGGTAAAGATATCCCACAAATTTAA
- the rimK gene encoding 30S ribosomal protein S6--L-glutamate ligase, translating to MNIAILSRDANLYSTQRLIQAAEERGHQVEVIDALRCYMNISANKPEVHYKGRVLKEFDAIIPRIGASITFYGTAVLRQFEMMGTYPLNESVAISRSRDKLRSLQLLSRKGVGLPVTGFAHSPDDVNDLLKTVGGAPVVIKLLEGTQGVGVVLAETHSAAESVIQAFNGLKANILVQEFIAEAKGADIRCFVIDGKVVASMKRQAKDGEFRSNLHQGGSASLIKITPAERATAVQAARVMGLNVCGVDLLRSNHGPVVMEVNSSPGIEGIEKATGKNIAAAIIEFIEKNARPHNTRTRGKG from the coding sequence ATGAATATTGCAATCTTATCTCGCGATGCGAACCTTTATTCCACGCAGCGTCTTATTCAGGCGGCAGAAGAACGCGGCCATCAGGTTGAGGTCATTGATGCGTTGCGATGTTATATGAACATTTCCGCAAATAAACCAGAAGTGCATTACAAAGGTCGGGTGTTAAAAGAGTTTGATGCGATTATTCCGCGTATTGGTGCTTCGATTACTTTTTACGGCACGGCGGTATTGCGCCAGTTTGAAATGATGGGGACTTATCCATTAAATGAGTCTGTGGCGATTTCTCGCTCGCGTGATAAGTTGCGCAGTTTGCAATTGTTGTCGCGTAAAGGCGTTGGTTTGCCTGTGACGGGATTTGCACATTCCCCAGATGATGTGAATGACTTATTAAAGACAGTTGGCGGTGCGCCTGTGGTTATCAAGTTGCTGGAAGGCACGCAGGGCGTTGGCGTGGTATTGGCTGAAACGCATTCAGCGGCTGAGTCGGTGATTCAAGCGTTTAACGGTTTAAAAGCCAATATTCTGGTACAGGAATTTATTGCCGAGGCAAAAGGTGCGGATATTCGTTGTTTTGTGATTGACGGTAAAGTCGTCGCGTCGATGAAGCGCCAAGCCAAAGACGGGGAGTTTCGTTCTAATTTGCATCAAGGTGGCAGTGCGAGCTTGATTAAAATCACCCCAGCAGAGCGTGCTACCGCAGTGCAAGCGGCGCGTGTGATGGGATTGAATGTCTGTGGTGTGGATTTGTTGCGCTCCAACCACGGGCCAGTGGTGATGGAAGTTAACTCTTCACCGGGCATTGAAGGGATTGAAAAAGCTACTGGCAAAAATATCGCGGCGGCGATTATTGAATTTATTGAGAAGAATGCTCGTCCGCACAATACGCGGACGCGTGGTAAGGGGTGA
- a CDS encoding EAL domain-containing protein yields MATAEKTKKTIESIFEEFYLIVMKDHYMASFINSHQFMERLIQSQSHFLYRALFELEAEEVYEEYYKIGAIHWKIRLDEGYLFKMLNFIEEQLAEKIRTQQIHLDFDKLDEVFNKIRNSTGFAYIFGNLDDTLYDLRPVSEEGKYLITNIKRFRNHLLKVHNWGSLIYDKECESFISDFTTAELGKALATIAFRIKSHSNRKQQLQIESLNKSIHQKAELSIKYYEMGNYTQTLLMVKHLVNDTTLLVTLLEQHEHYWQTNKNDIIIGFLTEKSHEGGLFSITTNAADVNGAQLNKSLISQIKNHIKTELNRHNNIFAYDMEETLYIYSEEQSKHKINLLNSISKIANDFAKKSKMSITEALLNVGFIDTKYLQNLTAEEMKETIRVMENRTEQLPNDSGEIINSVNFGKNIYHIIEEIKQNLYLKEVVTEAIAKQDIDLHFHTIVHVSSAKTFGAESLVRIKQGDEIIPAGRFIDIVNDYNLSLQLDLAVLGRLITDMPKISKKLKTLFVNVNPETIKSEMALQQLKTLISKAGEHGLRIVLELTEYSLTSELDSLKQLQAENFGIAVDDFGTGYTNFEIVKTLKDQGLIQVLKVDGSLVKSINESETAQSLLEAIILLGTKLGLDLVLEYIEDEEIVQKLQDINKLLESAGIVFGQGWHYSRPQPIGELKIAS; encoded by the coding sequence ATGGCGACTGCAGAAAAAACCAAAAAAACAATCGAAAGCATTTTTGAAGAATTTTATCTGATTGTAATGAAAGATCATTACATGGCGAGTTTTATCAACTCACATCAATTCATGGAGCGTTTGATCCAGTCGCAATCTCATTTTCTGTATCGTGCCCTTTTTGAACTCGAGGCTGAAGAAGTCTATGAGGAATATTATAAAATCGGAGCGATTCACTGGAAAATCCGTCTTGATGAAGGCTATCTGTTCAAAATGCTGAATTTCATTGAAGAACAGCTTGCCGAAAAAATTCGTACCCAACAAATCCATCTCGATTTCGATAAACTGGATGAAGTTTTCAATAAAATTCGAAACTCGACCGGCTTCGCATACATTTTCGGGAATCTGGATGATACGCTTTATGATTTGCGCCCAGTTTCCGAAGAGGGCAAGTATCTGATCACCAATATTAAACGCTTCCGTAACCACCTACTAAAAGTGCATAACTGGGGGTCTTTAATTTACGATAAAGAGTGTGAGAGTTTTATAAGCGATTTCACCACGGCTGAGCTTGGTAAAGCGCTGGCAACCATCGCTTTCCGCATCAAAAGTCACTCCAATCGAAAACAACAGCTACAAATTGAAAGCTTGAATAAGAGCATTCACCAAAAAGCGGAACTATCGATTAAATATTACGAGATGGGGAACTACACGCAAACCCTATTGATGGTTAAACATCTGGTCAACGACACTACTCTGCTCGTCACCCTTTTGGAACAGCACGAACATTATTGGCAAACCAATAAAAACGATATCATTATCGGCTTCCTGACCGAGAAAAGTCATGAAGGTGGACTTTTCAGTATTACCACCAATGCCGCGGATGTGAATGGTGCACAACTCAATAAAAGCCTGATTTCACAAATTAAGAATCACATCAAAACGGAGCTAAACCGCCACAACAACATCTTTGCTTACGACATGGAAGAAACTCTTTACATCTACAGCGAAGAGCAATCAAAACACAAAATAAACCTTCTGAACAGCATTAGCAAAATAGCGAATGATTTTGCCAAGAAAAGCAAAATGTCTATCACTGAAGCACTGTTGAACGTCGGTTTTATTGATACCAAATATCTGCAGAACCTGACCGCCGAAGAGATGAAAGAAACCATCCGCGTCATGGAAAACCGTACCGAACAACTTCCAAATGACTCTGGCGAAATCATTAACAGCGTAAACTTCGGCAAAAACATTTACCACATTATCGAAGAGATTAAACAGAACCTATACCTTAAAGAAGTGGTTACCGAAGCGATTGCCAAACAAGATATCGACCTGCACTTCCATACAATCGTGCACGTCTCCTCAGCAAAAACATTCGGCGCCGAATCATTGGTTCGCATCAAACAAGGCGATGAAATCATACCTGCCGGACGGTTCATTGATATCGTCAACGACTACAATCTATCGTTACAGTTGGATTTAGCGGTACTGGGTAGATTAATCACCGACATGCCGAAGATTTCGAAAAAACTTAAAACGTTATTCGTTAACGTCAATCCGGAAACCATTAAATCCGAGATGGCACTACAGCAATTGAAAACCTTGATTTCCAAGGCTGGCGAACACGGTTTACGTATCGTTCTTGAATTGACGGAGTACTCACTGACATCGGAATTGGATAGCCTGAAACAACTGCAGGCAGAGAACTTTGGTATCGCAGTGGATGACTTCGGTACTGGTTACACCAACTTCGAGATTGTTAAGACATTGAAAGATCAAGGACTGATTCAAGTGCTTAAGGTTGACGGAAGCTTAGTTAAATCGATTAATGAATCAGAAACTGCACAGTCATTACTTGAAGCGATTATCTTGCTCGGAACAAAACTTGGTTTGGATCTGGTTTTGGAATATATCGAAGACGAAGAAATCGTTCAAAAACTGCAGGATATCAACAAGCTCTTGGAGTCGGCAGGGATTGTTTTCGGCCAAGGTTGGCATTATTCACGCCCACAACCAATCGGTGAGTTGAAGATCGCCTCTTAA
- a CDS encoding AEC family transporter, with protein sequence MNIQQTLDTFSVLFPVFALIAAGFVAYRTHIMGEHAARELSRFVVWLALPALLFTIMAKSDWQQMWQSDFIAVFSIASFVVFFGVLGWRLLRHKSLADASVDSLAAAYSNTGYIGFPLMFLVFGSASEIPTAIASVIVVSLLFGFAIVLIESALHRQMAWYLRLWNVLRSVLKNPLVFAPIAGGLFAATPYSLPQAVDNFLGLLAGAASPAALVSLGLFLAIAWDDERTKNWSIRQTALSLSVVKLVLQPLLVAWLAFSVFKMDTEMALMAIILAALPTGTGPYMLAEFYRRDALVTAQTILISTVLSIISLSVLMHLFGL encoded by the coding sequence ATGAATATTCAACAGACGCTCGATACGTTTTCGGTGCTATTTCCGGTTTTTGCATTGATTGCTGCCGGTTTTGTTGCTTATCGCACTCATATTATGGGAGAGCACGCGGCGCGGGAACTTAGTCGTTTTGTGGTGTGGCTAGCTTTGCCGGCTTTGTTGTTCACTATTATGGCGAAAAGTGATTGGCAGCAGATGTGGCAAAGCGACTTCATTGCCGTTTTTAGCATTGCTTCCTTTGTGGTGTTTTTTGGGGTGCTTGGTTGGCGTTTACTGCGCCATAAGTCGTTAGCCGATGCCAGTGTTGACAGCCTTGCGGCCGCCTATTCCAATACCGGTTATATTGGTTTTCCGTTGATGTTTTTGGTGTTTGGTAGCGCCAGTGAGATACCAACGGCCATAGCCAGTGTGATTGTCGTCTCTTTATTGTTCGGCTTTGCGATTGTGCTCATCGAGAGTGCCTTGCATCGTCAAATGGCTTGGTATTTGCGTCTCTGGAATGTGCTACGCTCAGTGTTAAAAAATCCCTTAGTTTTTGCGCCCATAGCGGGTGGTTTGTTTGCCGCCACACCCTATAGTTTGCCGCAAGCGGTAGATAATTTTTTAGGTCTATTGGCTGGTGCGGCCAGCCCCGCTGCTTTGGTCAGTCTTGGGCTGTTTTTAGCGATTGCGTGGGATGATGAGCGTACAAAAAATTGGAGTATCCGCCAGACCGCACTGAGTTTAAGTGTCGTTAAATTAGTTTTGCAACCACTGTTGGTGGCATGGCTTGCGTTCAGTGTATTTAAGATGGATACGGAAATGGCGCTGATGGCTATTATTTTGGCGGCTTTGCCGACAGGGACGGGACCATATATGTTGGCGGAATTTTATCGCAGAGACGCTTTGGTTACCGCACAAACCATACTTATTTCAACCGTACTTTCGATAATCAGTTTATCGGTATTAATGCACTTGTTCGGTTTGTGA
- a CDS encoding DUF3429 domain-containing protein translates to MKTMHTILGFLGLIPFIGLSALSIANWHAADFMLASYSALIISFLAGALWTWTLVKTQPTWLSVVSNLIMLVSWLLLWLAWHGAGANIFFALAALLITLNLVEYQQLKNEIPSNYLTFRIRLTLIASLSLLSAAVLN, encoded by the coding sequence ATGAAAACGATGCACACAATTTTAGGTTTTTTAGGACTAATACCATTTATTGGCTTAAGCGCATTAAGCATTGCAAATTGGCACGCTGCAGATTTCATGCTGGCCAGTTACAGTGCACTCATCATCAGTTTTTTAGCCGGCGCACTTTGGACATGGACGCTGGTCAAAACACAGCCAACATGGTTAAGCGTGGTATCGAATCTAATCATGCTAGTGAGCTGGTTACTGCTCTGGCTTGCATGGCATGGTGCTGGCGCAAACATATTCTTTGCCCTTGCCGCCTTACTAATCACCTTAAATCTAGTTGAATATCAACAGCTCAAAAATGAAATCCCAAGCAACTATTTAACATTCAGAATCCGCCTTACTCTGATTGCAAGCTTAAGCCTTCTAAGTGCCGCCGTCTTAAACTAA
- a CDS encoding flavin reductase family protein has translation MQTQPPQHQHWNKSALDKLTKEQSIHLINAITGIKPANVIGSQDAAGHSNLAIFSSIVHMGSRPPVIGCILRPSINGNRHTYENIKQTGVYTINSVSSDWSDKAHYTSARFARNECEFIHCGLNKQYYDDFPAPFVQEAAIQIGLKLVEEIPIQINDTKLLIGEVVRLSIAEQGIDSDLQLNLEKLNLTGISGLNRYYKLALQKEYPIAKVGKLPQNKKEA, from the coding sequence ATGCAAACCCAGCCCCCACAACACCAACATTGGAATAAAAGCGCGCTAGACAAACTCACTAAAGAACAGAGTATTCATCTAATCAACGCCATCACCGGCATCAAGCCAGCGAATGTGATCGGCTCACAAGATGCCGCTGGACACAGTAATTTAGCGATTTTTAGTTCAATCGTGCATATGGGCAGCCGCCCACCAGTCATTGGCTGTATTTTGCGCCCAAGCATCAACGGCAATCGCCACACCTACGAAAACATCAAACAAACCGGCGTCTATACCATCAACAGCGTGTCTTCCGATTGGAGCGACAAAGCACACTACACTTCGGCGCGCTTTGCTCGAAACGAATGTGAATTTATCCACTGCGGATTGAACAAACAATATTACGATGACTTTCCCGCCCCTTTCGTACAAGAAGCCGCCATCCAAATCGGCTTAAAACTAGTCGAAGAAATACCCATTCAAATTAATGACACAAAATTACTGATTGGTGAAGTCGTCAGACTCTCAATTGCCGAACAAGGAATCGACTCAGACTTGCAACTCAATCTAGAAAAACTCAACCTTACAGGCATCAGCGGCCTCAACCGCTACTACAAACTCGCACTGCAAAAAGAATACCCCATCGCAAAAGTTGGCAAACTCCCACAAAACAAAAAAGAGGCATAA
- a CDS encoding transposase, giving the protein MTDTLSTLPTVKKIRRRYSREFKQQVLTACEDPNTSIAQVARDYGINANQIQNWKRQLKKRHASQAAFIPLVLNDLPPSSPQTLLVELPAPQGKIAVHWPVTELAKLSAFVKSVQS; this is encoded by the coding sequence ATGACAGACACACTATCAACGCTTCCCACAGTCAAAAAGATTCGCCGTCGCTACTCACGGGAATTCAAACAGCAGGTTTTGACCGCTTGCGAGGACCCTAACACCTCGATTGCACAAGTGGCTCGAGACTACGGCATCAATGCCAATCAAATACAGAACTGGAAGCGTCAGCTTAAAAAACGCCATGCTTCCCAAGCGGCATTTATTCCGCTGGTCTTGAACGATCTGCCGCCGTCATCGCCTCAAACGCTCTTGGTCGAACTGCCTGCACCTCAAGGCAAGATTGCTGTGCACTGGCCTGTCACAGAATTGGCCAAATTAAGCGCCTTTGTCAAGTCGGTGCAGTCATGA
- the tnpB gene encoding IS66 family insertion sequence element accessory protein TnpB (TnpB, as the term is used for proteins encoded by IS66 family insertion elements, is considered an accessory protein, since TnpC, encoded by a neighboring gene, is a DDE family transposase.), whose amino-acid sequence MIRIDHYWLATEPMDMRAGPDTALARVIAVFGEAKPHHAYLFANKRGNRMKILIHDGLGIWLCARRLNQGKFHWAELWRGDSVTLSPEQCLALVQGLPWQRLETSLSLS is encoded by the coding sequence ATGATTCGCATTGATCATTATTGGCTGGCGACTGAACCCATGGATATGCGTGCAGGACCCGATACCGCATTAGCTCGTGTCATTGCCGTGTTTGGTGAGGCCAAGCCCCATCATGCGTATCTGTTTGCCAATAAGCGTGGCAATCGAATGAAGATACTGATCCACGATGGCTTAGGCATCTGGCTGTGTGCTCGACGTTTGAATCAAGGTAAATTCCATTGGGCTGAGCTGTGGCGCGGCGATTCCGTGACACTCTCACCTGAACAATGTCTGGCTCTGGTGCAAGGCTTGCCTTGGCAACGGCTCGAGACTTCCTTATCACTGAGTTAG